In Salinibaculum sp. SYNS191, the genomic window CGCCGAATTCGGAGATCTCAAGAACGGTCATCACGTCGCGGTCAAGCACAAGTGCGCGGACCGCGTCGACCGCATAGGTCACCGGGTTGAGTTTGGCGATCATCTGCGTGGGCCCCGACAGCGAGGAGACAGGCAGGAACGCTGAGGAGATGAAAAGCAAGGGGAACAGTAGGGCATACGCGGCCGCGTCAAGCGCTTCCTGGTCCCGCGTCAGGAGAGCAAGAATGTTCGAGAGCGACATGTACCACGTCCCGAACAGGAGACAGACAAAGACGATGCCGAGGGCGCCGGGGAGCCCGGTCTCGATGCGCGCGCCCATAGTTAGGGCGAGGCCGAAGACGATCAGCACCTGGAGGACGATGCGAAGGAGTTCGGCGGCGGCCTTGCCAGCGAAGACGGCGGTCCAGTTCATCGGTGTGACGACCACCTTCTCGAACATGCCGGTCTGGAGGTCCTCGACGAGACCCATCCCCGAGGAGACAGAGGAGGCCATCGATACTTGAATCAAGACGGCGGGCACGAGGAAGGACACGTACCCGACATCTCCGAGACCGCTCTGTTCGAGGGCGAGTGCGCCGGCCTCGCCGAAGACTGCAGCGAACATCAACAGCGAGAGAACCGCCATGACGACGTCGAGGAAGACGGCGGTCGGATCCCGGATTGCCTTACGGTTCCAGCGCTTGAAGTTCACCCAGATGTCTCCGACCACGCCGTTGCCGGACGGCGATGACACACGCGAGGATTCGGAGTCGAGGCCAGGCAGACTCACGCTTCCCCCTCCCCTGATTGTTCGAGATCGGCGATCTGGTCGTCCGCGATGGCGAGGAAGACATCGTCCAGCGAGGGCTCTTCGATGTCGAACCCAATTACGGAAATTCCCGCGTCCTGCAGCGCAACCAGGAGTTCTGTCCCGCGGTCGCTGGCAAACTGTGTGGCCACCCTGAGACTGTCCTCGGTGGTATCGATGGTCACGTCGGCTCCGAAGAGGTCGCTGTTGCGCGCGATGTCTGCGGCCTCCGTGACCGCCGCCGGGCCACCGTCGATGTCGATTTCAAGTCTCTCTCCGCCGACGCGCCGTTTGAGTTCGTCGGGAGATCCGTCTTCGACGAGAGTCCCCTCGCGGATGACTGCGAGACGGTCACAGAGCGCGTCGGCCTCCTCAAGGT contains:
- a CDS encoding ABC transporter permease, coding for MSLPGLDSESSRVSSPSGNGVVGDIWVNFKRWNRKAIRDPTAVFLDVVMAVLSLLMFAAVFGEAGALALEQSGLGDVGYVSFLVPAVLIQVSMASSVSSGMGLVEDLQTGMFEKVVVTPMNWTAVFAGKAAAELLRIVLQVLIVFGLALTMGARIETGLPGALGIVFVCLLFGTWYMSLSNILALLTRDQEALDAAAYALLFPLLFISSAFLPVSSLSGPTQMIAKLNPVTYAVDAVRALVLDRDVMTVLEISEFGGIYDTLVPALAVLVTLNIVFGTTTITMLSRASSSKAD